In Symbiobacterium terraclitae, one genomic interval encodes:
- a CDS encoding SDR family oxidoreductase, whose amino-acid sequence METPRVGKLFDLSGKVAIVTGGSRGLGLEMAEGLGEAGAAVVITGRRESFLQEAEAHLRSRGIEVLACQGSVADPAAVAELVRVTRERFGRIDILVNNAGITWGAPTLEHPLEKWQQVLETNVTGAWLLSQAVCRAMVEQGEGGRIINISSYAGLQGTPQAVMPTVGYNTSKAALIGLTRTLAVHMAEHGILVNAICPGFFPTRMTRGILEAAGDQIAAAGVPLGRIGRPGELKGVVVFLASAASSYITGQVIPVDGGMTAW is encoded by the coding sequence ATGGAGACGCCGCGCGTGGGCAAGCTGTTCGATCTGTCAGGCAAGGTGGCCATCGTGACCGGCGGCTCCCGGGGCCTCGGGCTGGAGATGGCCGAGGGCCTGGGCGAGGCCGGCGCCGCCGTGGTGATCACCGGGCGGCGGGAGTCCTTCCTGCAGGAGGCGGAGGCGCACCTGCGGTCCAGGGGGATCGAGGTCCTGGCCTGCCAGGGGTCGGTGGCCGACCCTGCGGCCGTGGCGGAACTCGTGCGTGTCACCCGGGAGCGGTTCGGCCGCATCGACATCCTGGTGAACAACGCCGGCATCACCTGGGGCGCGCCGACCCTGGAGCACCCGCTGGAGAAGTGGCAGCAGGTGCTGGAGACCAACGTCACCGGCGCCTGGCTCCTCTCGCAGGCGGTCTGCCGCGCCATGGTGGAGCAGGGGGAGGGCGGGCGCATCATCAACATCTCGTCCTACGCCGGGCTGCAGGGCACGCCGCAGGCGGTGATGCCGACGGTCGGCTACAACACCAGCAAGGCGGCCCTGATCGGCCTTACCCGCACCCTGGCGGTCCACATGGCGGAGCACGGGATCCTGGTCAACGCCATCTGCCCCGGGTTCTTCCCCACCCGCATGACGAGGGGTATCCTCGAGGCTGCGGGCGACCAGATCGCCGCCGCCGGCGTGCCGCTGGGGCGCATCGGCCGGCCCGGGGAGCTGAAGGGCGTGGTCGTCTTCCTGGCGTCCGCGGCCAGCTCCTACATCACCGGCCAGGTGATCCCGGTCGACGGCGGGATGACGGCGTGGTGA